The following proteins are co-located in the Candidatus Woesearchaeota archaeon genome:
- a CDS encoding M1 family metallopeptidase has product MTIPSIAEQVTPHHYDLLIKPSQGDSFLGYLNLDLTLGRPSQRVVLHADHMQISQAQINLPSGSLAAEIQPHPENQTVTLLFPKTLHGRVTLLLDYTGNYQEGYGLYRVPSRDSEGANRFLHTTHLEPTYARRLFPCIDEPGAKAEFTLTVETTDPSLETIISNTPPVATEVLADGGKRVRFGTTPPMSTYLLYLGAGELERRETSVRSTTGRISLSAFTVPGKIGETGFILDLGAQLLSYFENYFDVPYPLKKLDLIVVPTLLACGMENFGAITLHETLALYDPQRDSVEHQRKVAKLLAHEIAHQWFGDLVTMGEWQDLWLKEGFADYMALKAVDACAPALGGWGRFLNYQIPGAMRRDTLANRHPIRVSAQTPEELQGHYDDITYAKAAMILHMVESYLGEHKFQQGVQAYLQTHQFGSTDARDLWSALSSRKDVAKLAEAWVSRAGIPCVSAHRTENGLRVSQKQLAYTDEGTTQWPIPVHVVDSTGRSVSRLLSGRSFTFPFKPEGYVLVNPGRTGYYRVKYEPTELGLLGEAIEAGGISPRDRWSIHTDLADFCYTGDIAVRDYLTFLKHYRYETDATVAINIFESLLSLEQLCGGEPLLHEFSDDIRQANRSIGEPIFARMGWEEQAGETPNDSVLRNAALYALAKTDHPGVVARTTEMAAGPFDAVHRNIRPTFYRLAAWHGDQAFHTRLTDAYLNTGDKKEQERLAIALGFFRQPELLERTLAFALDQRVGHRDSTYTVVSVASNPYGKRLVWPWLRDTWEGIASKFAGDNATYLTHVVRNMKHLGDERIAEEVATFFSDKGVPEMPDAIEQLRLEMAVTARLLENTRRSFARKNG; this is encoded by the coding sequence ATGACTATCCCTTCAATTGCTGAACAGGTAACACCCCATCATTATGATCTTCTGATAAAGCCTTCTCAGGGAGATTCTTTTCTAGGCTATCTTAATCTTGATCTTACGCTTGGAAGACCAAGCCAAAGGGTTGTGCTTCACGCTGACCACATGCAGATTTCTCAGGCACAAATAAACTTGCCTTCAGGCTCGCTTGCTGCTGAAATCCAGCCTCATCCAGAAAATCAAACCGTAACGCTTTTATTTCCCAAGACACTGCACGGTCGTGTTACTCTTCTTCTTGATTATACCGGTAACTACCAGGAAGGGTATGGCCTGTATCGTGTTCCCTCTAGAGATAGCGAGGGAGCAAACCGCTTCTTGCATACAACCCATCTTGAACCAACCTACGCACGACGTTTATTTCCTTGTATCGATGAACCTGGTGCTAAGGCAGAGTTTACCTTAACGGTTGAAACTACTGATCCAAGCCTTGAAACTATTATCTCCAATACACCTCCTGTTGCTACAGAAGTGCTTGCTGATGGAGGAAAACGAGTTCGTTTTGGAACAACGCCCCCTATGTCAACCTACTTGCTCTACCTTGGTGCAGGAGAGCTTGAAAGAAGAGAAACAAGCGTACGATCAACAACAGGACGTATAAGCCTTAGTGCCTTTACGGTTCCTGGAAAGATAGGTGAAACTGGCTTTATTCTTGATTTGGGTGCTCAATTATTATCCTACTTTGAAAACTATTTTGATGTTCCTTATCCTCTTAAAAAGCTAGACCTCATTGTTGTTCCTACATTACTTGCGTGCGGTATGGAGAACTTCGGTGCTATTACCCTTCATGAAACACTGGCGCTCTATGATCCTCAAAGAGACTCGGTTGAACACCAAAGGAAAGTTGCCAAACTCCTTGCCCATGAAATTGCCCATCAGTGGTTTGGTGATCTTGTTACCATGGGGGAATGGCAGGATCTCTGGCTCAAAGAGGGCTTTGCTGATTACATGGCTCTCAAAGCTGTTGATGCCTGCGCTCCAGCATTAGGTGGATGGGGTCGTTTTTTGAATTACCAGATTCCTGGAGCAATGCGCCGGGATACCTTGGCAAACCGTCATCCTATCCGTGTTTCTGCCCAGACTCCTGAAGAACTTCAGGGGCATTACGATGATATTACCTATGCGAAAGCTGCTATGATATTGCATATGGTCGAATCTTACCTTGGAGAACATAAATTTCAACAGGGTGTTCAGGCTTACCTTCAGACACATCAATTTGGTAGTACTGATGCTCGAGATCTTTGGAGTGCGTTGAGCTCAAGAAAAGATGTAGCGAAATTAGCAGAGGCGTGGGTTAGTCGTGCAGGCATACCCTGCGTTAGTGCCCATCGAACAGAAAATGGATTAAGGGTTTCTCAAAAGCAACTGGCCTATACTGATGAGGGTACAACACAATGGCCTATTCCTGTCCATGTTGTTGACAGCACCGGAAGAAGTGTCTCACGTTTACTTTCTGGTCGTTCGTTTACCTTTCCTTTCAAACCAGAAGGATATGTTCTTGTTAATCCTGGTCGAACAGGGTACTACCGAGTAAAGTATGAACCAACAGAACTGGGTTTACTTGGTGAAGCCATTGAAGCTGGTGGGATTTCTCCCCGAGATCGGTGGAGCATTCATACTGACCTAGCGGATTTTTGTTATACAGGAGATATTGCGGTTCGAGACTATTTGACGTTTTTGAAGCATTATCGGTATGAGACTGATGCAACCGTTGCTATCAACATTTTTGAAAGTCTGCTGTCACTGGAACAGTTATGTGGTGGTGAACCTCTTCTTCATGAATTTTCTGATGACATTCGACAAGCAAATCGTAGTATTGGTGAACCTATTTTTGCACGTATGGGCTGGGAAGAGCAAGCAGGAGAAACCCCTAATGATAGTGTCTTACGTAATGCTGCCCTGTATGCATTGGCAAAAACAGATCATCCAGGCGTAGTTGCTCGTACTACAGAAATGGCTGCAGGGCCTTTTGATGCGGTTCACCGAAATATCCGTCCGACATTCTACCGTCTTGCAGCATGGCATGGTGATCAAGCATTCCATACCCGCTTAACCGACGCTTACCTCAATACAGGAGATAAGAAAGAACAGGAAAGACTTGCCATTGCCCTTGGATTTTTTAGACAACCAGAACTATTAGAGCGAACCCTTGCATTTGCGTTAGACCAGAGAGTTGGCCATCGTGATAGTACCTATACGGTAGTCTCTGTTGCTTCCAATCCCTATGGAAAAAGGCTTGTCTGGCCATGGTTAAGAGATACCTGGGAGGGTATTGCGAGCAAATTTGCAGGCGATAATGCCACCTATCTCACCCATGTGGTACGCAATATGAAACATCTTGGTGATGAGAGGATTGCAGAGGAAGTGGCAACATTCTTTAGCGATAAGGGTGTGCCTGAGATGCCAGATGCGATAGAGCAGTTAAGGTTAGAGATGGCTGTTACTGCACGGCTTTTGGAGAACACACGAAGAAGCTTTGCACGAAAGAATGGATGA
- a CDS encoding segregation/condensation protein A: MSILTPPPLRKKFMQQQQQQVFSLLLDQDEVTWQSIIYELIKTEQMDPWDIDISELAKKFLVMLKKFKEADFRISGKVLLAAALLLRLKSDKFVGEDMQELDRLIAATEQTGDEFYEELEQEQSMNEPLAEEPHLLPRTPQPRKRKVSVFDLVEALEKALEVQQRRTTRIIPEAPVVKAPEKTTDMTVIIKDVYHQVRHYFLVKRVKRLTFSQLLPSQKKEDKVYTFIPLLHLTNQRKIDLEQEQHFGEIEILLTTPEKEEVVQ, from the coding sequence ATGTCCATTCTTACACCACCACCATTGAGGAAAAAATTCATGCAACAACAGCAACAACAGGTATTTTCTCTATTACTAGATCAGGATGAAGTCACTTGGCAGTCTATAATCTATGAACTGATTAAAACAGAACAGATGGACCCCTGGGATATTGATATCTCTGAGTTAGCCAAGAAATTTCTGGTTATGCTCAAGAAGTTTAAGGAAGCAGACTTTCGCATTAGTGGTAAAGTGCTTTTAGCAGCTGCGCTTCTCCTTCGCTTGAAATCAGACAAGTTTGTCGGAGAGGATATGCAGGAACTTGATCGTTTAATTGCAGCAACCGAGCAAACCGGGGATGAGTTCTATGAAGAGCTTGAACAGGAGCAATCCATGAATGAGCCTTTAGCTGAAGAGCCACATCTCTTACCAAGGACACCACAACCACGAAAACGAAAAGTATCAGTCTTTGACTTAGTCGAAGCGCTTGAAAAAGCCCTTGAGGTCCAACAACGAAGAACAACCCGTATTATTCCTGAAGCTCCGGTGGTAAAAGCACCTGAGAAAACGACTGATATGACCGTGATTATTAAGGATGTCTATCACCAAGTCAGGCATTATTTTTTGGTCAAACGAGTCAAACGATTAACCTTTTCTCAACTATTACCCTCGCAAAAAAAAGAGGATAAAGTATATACCTTCATCCCACTCCTCCATCTCACCAATCAGAGAAAAATTGATTTAGAACAGGAACAACATTTTGGTGAGATTGAAATTCTGTTGACAACACCAGAAAAAGAAGAAGTTGTTCAATAG
- a CDS encoding MoxR family ATPase, protein MAQTNGIDPGILTQLKTFKGSDHYLADKELARALSIAYLLGKPLLVEGESGTGKTKLGEEAASVLGLEHILAPITSETKGLELCYTYDAVLRLTDAQLVAAGQGTERRRVDHIEDYITYGPVGRAFLSEKPVVLTLDEIDKAEREVPNNLLAILERREIYVKETGQTIPATHTPVIVITSNAEKELPSAFLGRCVYHYIDFPTQQRMWEIMKLHFPTISDQVLQTAIGVFYELRERRLERSPATRELRDWVQYLTANGITDRKRIEKLEGGQALIKRGVDWGTLREYWHGMKSALGGEDRRDQRHYREQPYR, encoded by the coding sequence ATGGCACAAACGAATGGGATAGATCCGGGGATATTAACACAACTCAAAACATTTAAAGGAAGCGATCACTATTTGGCTGATAAAGAATTAGCACGAGCACTGTCTATAGCATACCTTCTTGGTAAGCCTCTTCTGGTCGAAGGAGAATCTGGCACAGGAAAAACGAAATTAGGTGAAGAGGCTGCAAGCGTTCTTGGTCTGGAACATATCTTAGCGCCAATAACCTCAGAAACAAAAGGCCTGGAACTGTGTTATACCTACGATGCTGTTTTAAGGCTTACGGATGCACAGTTGGTAGCAGCTGGTCAGGGTACAGAAAGAAGAAGAGTAGACCACATTGAGGATTATATTACCTATGGCCCAGTAGGAAGGGCATTTCTATCAGAAAAACCAGTGGTCCTAACCTTAGATGAAATAGATAAGGCAGAAAGAGAAGTTCCCAACAATCTTCTGGCCATTTTAGAACGGCGGGAGATATATGTCAAAGAAACCGGACAGACAATCCCTGCAACACATACACCAGTTATCGTCATAACCAGTAATGCAGAGAAAGAATTACCGAGTGCCTTTTTGGGGAGATGTGTTTACCATTATATTGATTTTCCGACGCAACAACGGATGTGGGAGATTATGAAGCTGCATTTTCCTACCATTAGCGACCAGGTGCTCCAGACAGCAATAGGTGTATTTTATGAGCTCAGAGAAAGAAGGTTAGAAAGAAGCCCGGCAACCCGTGAATTGCGGGATTGGGTGCAGTATCTTACTGCTAATGGTATTACTGATAGGAAAAGAATAGAGAAACTTGAAGGTGGACAGGCATTAATTAAACGAGGAGTTGATTGGGGAACTCTTAGAGAATATTGGCATGGAATGAAATCTGCTCTTGGGGGCGAGGACAGGAGAGATCAAAGACATTATCGAGAACAACCATATCGCTGA
- a CDS encoding radical SAM protein, protein MESDRSGVRESARSCVDLESVVSFFEKKIAEDNEALRQRYIARMRTEPYDPKGLVIVMRYDCVFACGHCFFYSNLHSKEILSDEAIDRAIDFAAKSGMSFVLFSGGEPMIDPQRVFRAIVRVKEKGLHALLQSSYLGDTVDQIEENATRIGKLGIAEFLTSLSVFHQHAKPPSTVMDYVDNVVRIVDAITRKGIGVGIKNTWDVNVGRTESVEQSNRFTQKLREAGAVFLGQPFQQGEYIFSMNERQIHLEDPCIISVGNARAQGMVSQRPVAWEKSLYHCPIFYELHHAGGMLTIYPDGNVARCCSAEKKANFGFGNVLTDSFEDIIRNIRRSDYVRPDMAVVLQEGYRMLHEEFPDLLPKDGPCQACEICSPIVAHEKTRTRLAERTGNRHLFVPYTHRNNR, encoded by the coding sequence ATGGAATCAGACAGAAGTGGAGTAAGGGAATCGGCGAGATCATGTGTTGATCTAGAATCAGTAGTGAGTTTTTTTGAAAAAAAGATAGCTGAAGATAATGAAGCCCTGCGGCAGAGGTATATTGCAAGAATGAGAACTGAGCCCTACGATCCAAAGGGGCTTGTTATTGTTATGCGCTATGACTGTGTTTTTGCTTGCGGCCATTGCTTTTTCTATAGCAATCTTCACTCAAAAGAAATATTATCCGATGAAGCAATAGATAGAGCAATAGACTTTGCTGCCAAGAGTGGTATGTCTTTTGTTCTCTTCTCTGGCGGAGAGCCAATGATTGATCCCCAAAGGGTATTTAGAGCAATTGTGAGAGTAAAAGAAAAAGGATTACATGCTCTTTTACAAAGTTCTTATCTTGGAGATACAGTGGATCAAATAGAGGAAAACGCAACAAGAATTGGGAAATTAGGAATTGCAGAGTTTCTCACTTCTTTAAGCGTGTTTCATCAACACGCAAAACCACCATCTACGGTAATGGATTATGTTGATAACGTGGTGAGGATTGTAGATGCAATTACCAGAAAGGGGATTGGTGTGGGTATTAAAAACACCTGGGATGTAAACGTTGGAAGAACAGAATCAGTAGAGCAATCTAATAGATTTACACAGAAGTTAAGAGAAGCAGGAGCAGTATTTTTAGGACAACCCTTTCAACAAGGAGAATACATCTTTAGTATGAATGAAAGACAGATCCATTTAGAAGACCCCTGCATTATCAGTGTCGGAAATGCAAGAGCTCAAGGAATGGTTTCTCAACGGCCAGTGGCTTGGGAAAAATCCCTTTATCACTGCCCTATTTTTTATGAATTACACCATGCAGGTGGCATGTTAACTATTTATCCTGATGGAAATGTTGCACGATGTTGCTCTGCTGAAAAGAAAGCGAATTTTGGATTTGGAAACGTTCTTACTGATTCATTTGAAGATATTATCCGAAACATAAGAAGAAGTGACTATGTGCGCCCAGATATGGCCGTCGTGTTGCAAGAAGGGTATAGGATGTTACACGAGGAGTTTCCTGACTTATTGCCGAAAGATGGGCCCTGCCAGGCATGCGAAATATGTAGTCCCATTGTTGCTCATGAAAAAACACGAACTAGATTAGCTGAAAGAACCGGCAACCGACATCTCTTTGTACCCTATACTCACCGAAATAACAGATAA
- a CDS encoding AAA family ATPase, with amino-acid sequence MIEPRLKVALAKYIPADIKRSVKDFMRMCTDTISNEILDELKQHAETNEKGVVLIQPDKWISEKIREISREDRVENLISRKVTEHLLTEISEITHGFVGADLSALSKEAAMIVLRKILPDLELQKEEPIPKELLSKLHITRNDFFEALKVVRPSAMREVLVEIPSVKWEHIGGLEKVQQELIEAVEWPLKYPEVFHRMGVKPPKGILLYGPPGTGKTLLAKAVANESEANFILVNGPELISKWVGESERGIRKIFNKARQTSPSIIFFDEIDSIAPRRGVMSENHSGERVVNQLLTEMDGLQDLHDIVIIAATNRPDILDTALLRPGRFDRIIYVPPSDQAGREAIFRVHTQGMPIKNVDIKKLAEQTEGYVGADIEAVCREAAIMALRRKIDKGKREDHKPDMKIKEITMDHFEEALKKVRPSVTKEIEEAYRTLEEFFRSARGKEMKEDKPSYMG; translated from the coding sequence ATGATTGAACCAAGGCTCAAGGTAGCGCTTGCAAAATATATTCCTGCAGACATCAAACGATCGGTGAAGGATTTTATGAGGATGTGTACTGACACCATCAGCAATGAAATCCTTGATGAATTAAAACAACATGCTGAAACAAATGAAAAAGGTGTTGTTCTTATCCAGCCTGATAAATGGATCAGTGAAAAAATCAGGGAAATCTCAAGAGAAGATCGTGTTGAGAATCTTATTTCAAGAAAAGTTACCGAACATCTCCTGACAGAGATCTCAGAGATAACGCATGGATTTGTCGGAGCAGATCTCTCTGCGCTCTCAAAGGAAGCAGCCATGATCGTGCTCAGAAAGATCTTGCCTGATCTCGAGCTACAAAAAGAAGAACCAATTCCGAAAGAATTATTATCAAAGTTACATATAACCAGAAATGACTTTTTTGAAGCATTAAAGGTTGTTCGTCCGAGTGCCATGCGTGAGGTTCTTGTTGAGATCCCTTCAGTGAAATGGGAACATATTGGAGGGCTGGAAAAGGTGCAACAAGAACTCATTGAAGCAGTAGAATGGCCGTTGAAGTATCCTGAAGTTTTCCATAGAATGGGAGTCAAACCTCCGAAAGGAATCTTGCTCTATGGTCCTCCGGGAACAGGAAAAACCTTGTTGGCAAAGGCGGTTGCTAATGAGTCTGAGGCAAATTTTATCCTCGTCAATGGCCCAGAGCTTATCAGTAAATGGGTGGGTGAGAGTGAACGAGGAATTCGTAAGATTTTCAACAAAGCACGACAAACCAGCCCAAGTATTATCTTCTTTGACGAGATTGACAGTATTGCACCTCGTCGAGGAGTGATGAGTGAAAACCACAGTGGCGAGCGTGTGGTAAATCAATTGTTAACAGAGATGGATGGACTTCAAGACCTCCATGATATTGTTATTATCGCAGCAACCAACAGACCAGATATTTTAGATACAGCCCTTCTACGACCTGGCAGATTTGATCGTATTATCTATGTACCTCCATCTGATCAAGCAGGACGAGAAGCCATCTTCCGTGTCCATACCCAAGGAATGCCCATCAAAAATGTTGATATTAAGAAACTTGCCGAGCAAACAGAGGGCTATGTTGGGGCTGATATCGAAGCAGTATGTCGTGAAGCAGCCATTATGGCCCTGCGACGAAAAATAGACAAAGGAAAGCGAGAGGATCATAAACCAGATATGAAAATCAAAGAAATTACCATGGATCACTTTGAGGAAGCATTAAAGAAAGTACGGCCTTCAGTAACCAAAGAGATTGAAGAAGCCTATCGAACCCTCGAAGAATTCTTCAGGTCTGCAAGGGGAAAGGAAATGAAGGAAGACAAGCCTTCCTATATGGGCTGA
- a CDS encoding thymidylate kinase, whose protein sequence is MTSQSNVTNKEMKPSRIHGKQGKLIVICGIDGSGKSTQARLLVERLEKEGYATASVTFPRYHQTFFSELVIRYLNGEFGNAAEVNPYLASLLYAGDRWETKPLLERYLHEGKIIICDRYVSASLGHQMGKIKTKEEQKQFATWLETLEYTVFGIPRPDLTVFLHVPVAVAQELLQQRDDKEYIKNKRKDIHEADEKHLQNTEQAYLLCATTLPGWVTVTCTQKGKILNKQTVHEELWSILNTRVLSKKSQK, encoded by the coding sequence ATGACTTCCCAGAGTAATGTAACCAATAAGGAAATGAAGCCTTCCCGTATACATGGCAAACAAGGAAAATTGATCGTCATTTGTGGGATTGATGGGTCGGGAAAATCGACACAAGCACGTCTGCTTGTTGAACGGCTTGAAAAAGAAGGCTATGCTACGGCATCGGTAACCTTTCCTCGTTACCATCAAACCTTTTTCTCAGAATTAGTCATTCGTTATCTTAACGGTGAATTCGGCAATGCAGCTGAGGTTAATCCGTATTTGGCCTCTCTCCTCTATGCAGGAGATCGATGGGAAACAAAGCCGTTGCTAGAACGATATCTCCACGAAGGCAAAATCATTATCTGCGATCGCTATGTATCAGCAAGTTTAGGTCATCAAATGGGAAAAATTAAAACAAAGGAAGAGCAGAAACAATTTGCAACCTGGCTCGAAACCTTAGAATATACCGTGTTTGGCATTCCCAGACCAGATCTTACGGTATTCCTTCATGTTCCTGTTGCTGTGGCACAAGAACTCCTCCAGCAGAGAGACGATAAAGAATATATCAAGAATAAACGCAAAGATATCCATGAGGCAGATGAGAAACACTTACAAAACACTGAACAGGCATATCTCCTCTGCGCTACGACCTTGCCCGGATGGGTAACGGTTACCTGTACGCAGAAAGGAAAAATTTTAAATAAACAAACAGTTCATGAAGAACTATGGTCTATACTCAACACCCGAGTACTCTCCAAAAAGAGTCAAAAATAA
- the speB gene encoding agmatinase codes for MTFKPNELSFMSCNVAYEKAKLLILPLPYEGHSSYGLGAYRAPKAILEASQQLQHFDEELLQSPISEGIFTLPSLEIDDDTDTIFSRITSTVSEHAPRINQGTVFCSFGGNHAITAPLIRGFAPLFPKLSVLQLDAHADVEDSYDGTPQSHFCVMRRVREHVPVVAVGIRSLSATEHEFLTSHSSPVFSASQVLGSFRSGKENHLLQSMLASLSDTVYLSIDVDVFDPSIIPATGTPEPGGLYWEQVLTILREVARHKHIVGFDLVELTPHPYSRASDFTVTRLCYKLFGYIKKV; via the coding sequence ATGACCTTCAAACCAAATGAACTGTCCTTTATGTCCTGTAATGTGGCTTATGAGAAAGCAAAACTGCTTATTTTACCACTTCCTTATGAAGGACATAGTAGTTATGGACTCGGGGCATACCGTGCTCCGAAAGCTATTCTTGAAGCATCACAACAGCTCCAACATTTTGATGAGGAACTTCTCCAGAGTCCTATTAGTGAGGGAATTTTTACCCTGCCTTCTTTGGAAATTGATGATGATACAGATACTATTTTCTCTAGGATAACATCTACGGTTTCAGAACATGCGCCTCGAATCAACCAAGGAACAGTGTTCTGTAGTTTTGGGGGGAATCATGCCATTACTGCCCCTCTTATTCGGGGATTTGCTCCACTTTTTCCGAAACTGAGTGTTCTGCAACTGGATGCACATGCAGATGTCGAGGATAGTTATGATGGTACTCCTCAGAGTCATTTCTGCGTCATGCGTCGCGTTCGCGAGCACGTTCCTGTTGTTGCGGTTGGCATCCGTAGCCTCTCTGCTACAGAACATGAATTTTTGACCTCTCATTCCTCTCCGGTATTTTCTGCCTCTCAGGTTCTTGGATCCTTTCGTTCAGGAAAAGAGAACCACTTACTCCAATCAATGCTTGCTTCGCTTTCAGATACGGTTTACCTAAGCATAGATGTGGATGTTTTTGATCCAAGCATTATCCCTGCAACAGGGACGCCAGAGCCAGGCGGGTTATATTGGGAACAGGTGTTGACCATCCTCCGTGAAGTTGCCCGGCACAAACATATTGTTGGTTTTGACCTTGTGGAGTTAACTCCTCATCCTTATAGTCGAGCATCTGATTTCACGGTTACACGGCTTTGCTATAAACTCTTTGGTTATATTAAAAAAGTTTAA
- the nadA gene encoding quinolinate synthase NadA, which translates to MGWITIAIKNTLLSADQLRHFFDEQGMGTAEIDQTIALIQQINELKKQKNAVILAHYYMRDAIKFGIADYIGDSLDLSKAAVETTADIIVFCGVLFMAETAKIVNPQKKVLLPDLEAGCSLAESINVEDVKALRKQYPHAAFVTYVNTLADIKAECDVCVTSANAPKVVARLPEKQIVFMPDKYMGKNLQNELPEKEIIIWDGACVVHEVFAPLHFAEYRTQYPGIKILAHYECDESVLAQADMHGATSDMRKYVREHPAPAYFIATECGLASTIKAEFPESTIIGPCNVCPYMKKNSLQNTLKALQEEKPEIIIPEAIRQRAERSLQRMFSLTV; encoded by the coding sequence TTGGGGTGGATAACCATAGCCATAAAAAATACACTTCTTTCTGCAGATCAGCTTCGCCATTTTTTTGACGAACAGGGGATGGGTACAGCAGAGATAGACCAAACTATTGCACTTATTCAGCAGATCAATGAACTCAAGAAACAAAAGAATGCCGTTATTTTAGCCCATTACTACATGCGTGATGCGATTAAATTCGGGATTGCAGATTATATTGGAGATTCTCTTGATCTGAGTAAAGCAGCAGTGGAAACAACGGCAGATATCATTGTTTTCTGTGGCGTCTTGTTTATGGCAGAAACAGCAAAAATTGTAAATCCCCAAAAGAAAGTCCTGCTTCCTGATCTTGAGGCTGGCTGCTCATTGGCAGAGAGCATTAATGTTGAGGATGTTAAGGCTCTCCGTAAACAGTATCCTCATGCTGCTTTTGTAACCTATGTGAATACCTTGGCAGATATCAAGGCAGAATGTGATGTTTGTGTAACTTCTGCAAATGCACCTAAAGTTGTTGCCCGACTTCCGGAAAAGCAAATTGTGTTTATGCCTGACAAGTACATGGGAAAAAACTTACAGAATGAGTTACCCGAAAAGGAAATTATTATCTGGGATGGTGCTTGTGTTGTTCATGAGGTTTTTGCGCCACTCCATTTTGCCGAATACCGTACCCAGTATCCGGGAATAAAGATCTTAGCCCATTACGAATGTGATGAATCTGTTCTTGCTCAGGCAGACATGCACGGTGCCACGAGTGATATGAGAAAGTATGTCCGAGAACATCCTGCACCTGCCTATTTTATTGCCACTGAATGTGGTCTTGCCTCTACTATCAAGGCAGAATTTCCTGAGAGTACTATTATCGGGCCATGTAATGTCTGTCCATACATGAAGAAAAATTCGCTTCAAAATACCCTGAAGGCATTACAGGAAGAAAAGCCCGAGATCATCATCCCTGAAGCAATCCGTCAGCGTGCAGAACGCTCGCTGCAGCGTATGTTTTCTTTAACCGTGTGA